The Passer domesticus isolate bPasDom1 chromosome 22, bPasDom1.hap1, whole genome shotgun sequence genomic sequence TGTAAAATCATGGTGATCTCCTCTTTCTTCTTGATTCATGGGCTTCTTAATGCTAAATTTCTCCAAATGTTTCTTCCCTAACAGAATCGCCAGTGTCTCCAAGATCTTCCCCACCATTATGTTGTACAAGAtgtgggaggaaggaaaagtCACATCCCTTGATGACCCACTGGAGCGTTATGTACAGAACTTTGTTATTAAGAACCCTCTGGGCAGGTTCAAGGACTCAGAGCAAAGATACACAGCGGATGGCCTGGTGTTTCTGGAAAAAGGCTCGATGCCCCTGAAGCCATCCCTGGTCACCCTACGCAGAATGGCCAGCCAGCTCTCAGGTGAGACAGCtccctcagtgtccctgggCCCCTCTGCCCTGGACAGACACCTCAGAGGGAGCAGACCATATtccaggaataaaaaaaaagctgctgggAGGCTGTTTCCCAGTCTGGACCCTGCACTGTGCATTTCCCAGGCAGGGCTCTTGCAAGTAGGGCGTCAGCAGCTTTATGGAGTGCTCCAAGGGAACTCTTGTCCAGGATACCTGCCAGGAAGGGGCTGAGATGAGGGAGTTTTTCCCCTGCAAGGTGAACACAGATTCCTCTCAGATGTGAACACAGATTCCTTTCTGCTCACTCACTACCATGACCTGAAATCAGGTTCCAATTGCACAACAGTATTTTGCACTCCAGCCCCGAGCACTCTCATTTTTCTGAGATGTAGAGTTGAGGGTCAAATCTCTTTGCTTTGAATAGAAAGACCTTGATTGCTGAGCTAAATTTAGCTGTCAGTGTGTGGTTCCTGATCCAGGATTCCTGAGCTATTAATAGCTTGGCATTTGCTGTCAGAGAAGTGTTAATCTGCTGCTACCTTCAGAATTGGGGAACTCATATATCAAGGGAGAAGGAGCACACAAGACTAAGAACTTTACCCTTTCTCTGAAACAAAGCTGCTAATACTTGACTGAGTGATTACAAAATGTAATGGCCAAAGAGACTGTGCTGATATCACATGTGGTATTTTGGTCAATCTCTGTAACACTTGCATTTTTCAAGATTGGAATAAATGCCCTAAATTAGGACCTAAAATCAAAATAGCATGTCTGCAACTTGCAGGACCTCAGGATGGGGTACAGCACCATCTGAAGAAAGCCAATATGAAAATGAGGGCTCCCCAAAATGGAATGATACTGAAACCTGGAAAGAAGCAGATAAACAACCCAAAGTGGccacatccctgcccagcccctctccctgcagacAAGGTGtggctccatccagcctggtgtGGTGTGCAGGGGCACCAATTCTGCCTGGTCCCCTCTGACTCTCATGAGCACCTGAGGTTGCTCTGACTGCTCCTGTCACCCAGGGAGGTGTGACGTGTACCCCAGAAATGTTGTAAGGAGCATTAGTCAAAAGAATACCTGGTCATGGCATAATTGCTTGTACTGTGCAGCCCTTCCATTGCTTCCATCACTGTGTTAGATTTGTGCCCCTGCTCAGCTCCTTTTATGCTGCTATGTATTTTTGGATTTTAGAATGTGGCCCAAATTTCCCAGAGCACCCCTAGAGGACACACCAACCCTTGGACCCTGACAATTCAGCAGAAGGAGATGTACAGTTTCAAAATCCCAACTGCAAATCAAAGGAATGTTCCAGTTCCACTTTCCGTTTGCCGTGTGTCAAACCCGAAAAGGAATAAGTTCTGCTTAGCACTGGGATCAAAGCCACTGCATGACACATTGTAAAGTGGGTTTCATCTAAATTCTTCCAGTGGAAACTGATCTGTAATAGATCCTCATTATCTGGTCTCTCCATTGCATATTACAGAAGTAACTCCAAAGGTTTTTCTCCTCAGCACCCGATGGGCCCATTGCTGGAGGGAAGCTCCAGCTTGTTAAGACTGTGATTTTCCAGTCCACACGAATGACAGGAGGGGATGCGATTGTAAATTATTAACAACGTGCTTGACACTTCAATTAGCAGCCCATGAGGTAGAAATCAATGACTCTGGATTATATTATGCTCTGGTTTATCATTTCCAATGAACCTCAAGGAGACACTGCTCTGCTGTCACAGAGCTGGTGAAATCTCCCACTGCTCCAACATTTTCTTTGCTGCCACTGGGGCAGGTACACCATGAAGGAGCCCATTGTCCACTGGAAGATGCCAGTGCATCTCTTATCTGGCCATGCAGCTGCACAAATaaccccagagcagggacagaacAGTGCTCTCACTCCAGCTCAAATGCCAAGTTCAGGCCAGCTGAGGAAAACAAGCATTGCTGCTACAAAAGAATGGGGCCTCATTCAGCCTTGCGAGGGtgcaggacaagaggaaaaggcctcaagttgcaccaaaGGATGCTTAGAGCACATATTAGAAACAAAATTTCCAGAGGAAGGGTTGTAAAGCATTAGCAAAGATTGCTCAGGAAATTAGTGGGGTCACCATTCCGGGAGGCATTAAAAAAATGAGAGAAGtagcacttggggacatgggttagtggtggacagacagtgctgggttaatggttggattCCATGAtcctggagggcttttccaaccttagtGAATCCATGACTAAGACACGGTCACTGAGCACACGATTGTGAGTAATTTTTCTGTCAAAACCATACATTTCCCAATTTCCTCCCAAACATCCACATCAAAACAAGTTGCAAATGGCAGCAAGGATTCCATTCCAAAAGTGATCCAAGTTCTGGCCTAGGCAAGTCATAGATCCtgtgcagaggagctggggtgATTAAAAAAGTACTGAGCAAAAAATTTTAGGGAATCCATGTTCAGTGAGAAATGACAAGTGAAAAGAACTTGATATTTTTGCATTTAGAAACCCTGAATAATtaaaagtggaaagaaccttGTTTTTTTCTACATTCAGAAACCCTGAATAAATGTTGCTAAAGATGAGGGGGAAGATAAAAATACTTTAGACCAAGCCTAGACTTGTCCAGAGAAGTTTAGGCTGTCTGTGGTGAAGTGTAAAGAATGAAATCCTGTTAAAGGGAGCTGTTATGCACATTTGTAGTCAAGGGAATGCAGTCACATGGAAATACAGGGATTTCCCAACACCCCATTTGCTCCTCTCTTCCAAACCACATTTGGGGATCCAGGATAATTTCCATCATTCCTTGAGGTGTTTTCACTGAGATGCAGCAGCCCAGAGTTGACGTTGGGGTTGGACCTATGTAAGCCAGAGTCAGGAGTCCATGACTTGATGCCAcgtcctgcagcccagcaggagcaggcccttgtgctcccagagctctcGTGTCCATCACTGCTGCTTCCATGTTGCTGTTGAATCTTGCCTTTGTTCTGTCTTCACCAGAGCCATCATTCCATGATTTCTCTCTTCCCCATGGCTCAGGTCTGCCCAGGAGGCTGCGATCCACCAGCCTGCTCTGGAAGGGCAACACACAGGACGCGCTCGCACTGCTCAAAGACGATGTCCTGGTGGCCGACCCAGGAACCAGGTCAGACACATTCCTTTAGGAGCTTTTGGTCTGGATGTGTTCTCCACcctcagccccatccccagcctgcatGACTGGTGGGTAAAGGCAGCCATTCCCAAAGGGAGGGAATCAGCCAACTCCCCACACACTTGgcagaggctgggaaaaagggacTGTTGGAGGTCTCAGGGTTTGGTTTAGTATTTTAAGCCCAGATGAGCCAAATTAAACTGCTATAGTTCACTTTATCAGACTTAAATGATGCAGGTTTTCAAAAATAGAAAGGGACTTTAATTTAAATGGTTTAAATCATCACAGGCTTCTGTTAAAATCATGCCTGTGGTGAGCTGTGTGTCTCTAAATTATCAAAAAGGTCTATGAATGCTTGTTTCAATTCCTGTATCCTGTTAAAAGTCTGTACCTGGGttgcaaacacacaaaaatatcaTGGgttcatagaatcccagactgatttgggttggaagggaccttaaagatcatttctgccatgggcagggacattttccactgtcccaggttgctccaagccttgtccatcctggccttggacacttcctcACAGGCTTCAACAGGATCCAATGGACAACAGATGAGGGAAAGGATTCAAACTAAATGGGAAGAAACTTTCTAAGACTGCAAAATCATTTGGTAATTAATTACAGCCTGAAATAATTTATGCAGGATGGCTGAGGATCTACCACTCCCTTGTGTTAGTTCTGTCCCATGTCATGTAGGAGGCTACAACAGATATTCCTTAAAGGATTTTAGAATTTAATACCACCTTCTTCTTTggtatttttattactattgtAACTTATCTCCATTGGTATCTTTATTATTCCCAAGAAGATAAATAAGGACATCCCCTCACGTTCTTTAAACACCTTATTAATTGATATGTTGACAGTTTTCACTCTCTCTCCTTGTCCCTGGTTATGCTTCCCAGCTAACAGATCATTCTTCCCAAAGGAAGTTCCCATTCACTGATACAGATgttttaacatatttttctaTGTTGAAATTCAGCTCCATTTCAGATGCAAGCTTTTACATACAGAATGTTATTGTTCTTAGGGTCAGAATATATATGCTCACCATGCTTTTATTCAACTAAATGAGCTGGAAAAGGTTGAAGTGGTACCAAATTTATGATCTAAATAGGTCTCAATGAGATGCGTGGCTTcacacaattaaaaaaaccaacaggcTTGAAAATTTAAtgaattttgaaaatgtatttttaaaaaatgccccTTCATGTTTTCATGCCATTAAACTTCATTCAGTTCTGAAGACTTAAATCATTTGATGGTTATTAAAGACTGGAGTACTCAAGTTTCTTTAATGATTCCACATTGCTGGATGCTGCTTTGTGGGCTTTTAAGTGCTCTTTAAGTGCTTTTACCATCTTATGGTAGCTTAGGTATCTAAGTGATTATCCCATGGCAAATCCCCAAAGAGGTTTACCCAGGATTTTGAGACCTTTAAGGTGAGCACCTGGAACTCTCCACGCTGCTCTTAAAAAGAATGGATGGTGAACAATTATAAACAGCAAGTCAGGTTATGCAAATATAGAGAAgttgtttcttttccatctcCAGCTCTCTGTACATCAGGGTTGAACAGCTCTGCTGATGTTCAcataaaacatttctgtttcttgATTCAACAACAAATCATGACAACAACATGCAGCTTTTCTCTGTCTCCCGTTCATCTGCCATTCcataaaatgtgaatttttccCTAAAGAAGAGAGACCCAGCCACTGATTTTGCATACCACTGATGAACAGCTGATCCAAATATATTCCTCTTCCTTCCAGATGCCACTACAGCAACCTGGCCTTCTCCCTGATGGCCCACGTGCTGGCTGACCACGCAGCTGACGGGCAGTACCAGCGCTGGATCTCGGAGAACATCCTGGACCGCCTGGGCATGGAGGACACGGGCTTCGACATCACGGCGCCCATCCGCTCCCAGATGGCCGTGGGCTTCTAtggcagccagcagccagccccgCTCTACGACCTGGGCTGGTACCGGCCCTCTGGCCAGATGTACTCCACGGCTGCCGACCTGGCCAAGCTGGCCATGGTCTTCCTGGGCACTTACCACCGCCGGCTGCTCGAGCCCGACACGGTGAAGACGATGCTGACACCTCTGTTCAAGTGCTCCGTGGAATACTTTGCTAACAAGACAGGCACACCCTGGGAGATTAACGAGCAGCTGGGATATGATGTCATCAGGAAGGATGGGGACCTTGATGGTTACTCAGCAACATTCTCTCTCATCCCCAAGCTCCGCCTGAGCTTCATTGTGCTGATGGCAGGGCCCAGACCGCAGGGTGGGGACATTGTGTCTCAGACATACGAGTATCTCATCCCTGCCATGGAGACAGCGTTCAGAGAGGCCGACAAAAGCTTGGTTCCTCCTCCAAACCCAATTCCTTATGTTGGCTACTACACCTATTCCAACCTGACTTTCTATGAGATCAAAGTTGGAATTGGTGGGGTGCTGCTCATGCAGCAGTTT encodes the following:
- the LACTBL1 gene encoding putative beta-lactamase-like 1, producing the protein MPSLQMGPLSQLTHQVFSLSPSPFLFHSQQAPCSRSFLKLTAMEVKWIHVLVVFLLLLSMAMTGCFLWQYSLPKVEPNPSVMEVRSEAVQMCPRYPEPVPLDHPLPILKEALEKVDQMLRQKMHSSGLPAMSAIAIYNDTVLWTGNFGKKNASDPASGVPNEYTIYRIASVSKIFPTIMLYKMWEEGKVTSLDDPLERYVQNFVIKNPLGRFKDSEQRYTADGLVFLEKGSMPLKPSLVTLRRMASQLSGLPRRLRSTSLLWKGNTQDALALLKDDVLVADPGTRCHYSNLAFSLMAHVLADHAADGQYQRWISENILDRLGMEDTGFDITAPIRSQMAVGFYGSQQPAPLYDLGWYRPSGQMYSTAADLAKLAMVFLGTYHRRLLEPDTVKTMLTPLFKCSVEYFANKTGTPWEINEQLGYDVIRKDGDLDGYSATFSLIPKLRLSFIVLMAGPRPQGGDIVSQTYEYLIPAMETAFREADKSLVPPPNPIPYVGYYTYSNLTFYEIKVGIGGVLLMQQFGPHVEELIPEKYRTIKLHHLEDRVFQVVFDKEFPCVLHLGSASISLETQNGQLFNFYPFDRKGLSPGFDAPGLNTYNVVRVLRKPVFYS